In Choristoneura fumiferana chromosome 21, NRCan_CFum_1, whole genome shotgun sequence, a single genomic region encodes these proteins:
- the LOC141439594 gene encoding uncharacterized protein — MMNSLHNSAKYLRFINIKTALNTLKECKPAVIKPLQTQNHDVFSNTRATFSPREVGIEITEKPFIARIKQDPIPYIPIINPRSILPLVEDWRKDEVGLPSIKQEEIQAARLIVIRRKKMKKHQRRKLWKRMRHRWARVRQRRRQIKEKIFQNELLAMIKEANEFSAEQYVASKIEKANHNPLPTRWRHKRLPEFIIRQLLGIDKKINYHHTDVYKA; from the exons ATGATGAACTCATTACATAACTCCGCCAAAT ATTTGCGGTTTATCAACATTAAAACAGCCTTAAACACCCTGAAAGAGTGCAAGCCTGCGGTTATTAAGCCATTACAAACTCAAAATCATGACGTTTTCTCTAATACAAGAGCGACTTTTTCTCCGAGGGAAGTCGGTATTGAGATCACGGAGAAGCCTTTTATAGCTAGGATTAAGCAAGATCCGATTCCTTACATCCCTATAATCAATCCTCGATCTATACTCCCATTGGTTGAAGATTGGAGGAAGGATGAGGTTGGATTGCCTTCAATCAAGCAGGAAGAAATCCAGGCAGCGCGGCTGATTGTAATTAGGAGGAAGAAGATGAAGAAGCATCAACGGAGAAAGCTGTGGAAGCGGATGAGGCATCGTTGGGCTCGG GTAAGGCAGCGGCGCCGTCAAATCAAAGAGAAGATCTTCCAGAACGAGCTCCTGGCTATGATCAAGGAGGCCAACGAGTTCTCCGCAGAGCAGTATGTGGCCAGCAAGATCGAGAAAGCCAACCACAACCCGCTCCCCACTCGCTGGAGACACAAGAGGCTCCCGGAGTTCATTATCAGGCAGCTCCTGGGCATCGATAAGAAGATAAATTATCATCATACTGATGTTTACAAGGCATAG